A single window of Micrococcaceae bacterium Sec5.1 DNA harbors:
- a CDS encoding ABC transporter substrate-binding protein, with the protein MKAKLSATAALLMAGALALSACGGNANGGTTAGGGDAANSLDGRGPITYVQGKDNNNVVRPLIEKWNAAHPNEKVTFKEQTDQADQQHDDLVQHFQAKDAGYDVMTVDLVWTAEFAAKGWLQPLKDKMAIDTAGMLPSTVNGASYKGTLYAAPESSDGGILYYRKDLVPTPPKTWDEMMSMCSIAKANNIGCYAGQFSKYEGLTVNASEAINSAGGSVLDKDGKPSLNTPEAKAGLENLVKAYADGNIPTEAITFQEEQGRQAFQDGKLLFHRNWPYLYNLATTEGSSKVADKLGMTALPGKDGPGASSLGGHNVGVSVYSKNKATAADFLKFITSEESQRFFATQGSLAPVLTKLYEDKELVAKLPYLPVLKTSIENAVPRPVTPFYPAVTKAIQENAYAAIKGEKPVDTALSDMQKSIESASAGS; encoded by the coding sequence ATGAAAGCAAAGCTGTCCGCCACGGCGGCACTATTAATGGCAGGCGCCCTGGCGCTCTCCGCCTGCGGCGGAAACGCCAACGGCGGGACCACAGCTGGTGGCGGCGACGCCGCAAACAGTTTGGACGGCCGCGGGCCTATCACTTACGTCCAGGGCAAGGACAACAACAACGTCGTCCGCCCCCTGATCGAAAAGTGGAACGCCGCACACCCGAACGAGAAGGTCACGTTCAAGGAGCAGACGGACCAGGCCGACCAGCAGCACGACGACCTGGTCCAGCACTTCCAGGCCAAAGATGCCGGGTATGACGTCATGACCGTCGACCTCGTCTGGACTGCGGAATTCGCCGCCAAGGGGTGGCTGCAGCCGCTCAAGGACAAGATGGCGATCGACACCGCCGGAATGCTCCCTTCCACGGTCAACGGGGCTTCCTATAAGGGAACGCTGTACGCAGCACCGGAATCTTCCGACGGCGGCATCCTGTACTACCGCAAGGACCTGGTCCCCACGCCGCCCAAGACCTGGGACGAAATGATGAGCATGTGCTCCATAGCCAAGGCCAACAACATCGGCTGCTATGCCGGTCAGTTCAGCAAGTACGAGGGCCTGACCGTCAACGCGTCTGAGGCCATCAACTCCGCGGGCGGTTCTGTGCTGGACAAAGATGGCAAGCCCAGCCTGAACACCCCCGAGGCCAAGGCCGGACTTGAGAACCTCGTCAAGGCCTACGCGGATGGCAACATCCCCACGGAAGCCATCACCTTCCAGGAGGAACAGGGACGCCAGGCCTTCCAGGACGGCAAGCTCCTCTTCCACCGCAACTGGCCCTACCTCTACAACCTGGCCACCACCGAAGGCTCCTCCAAGGTCGCGGACAAGCTCGGCATGACGGCACTGCCCGGCAAAGATGGTCCCGGTGCATCCTCGCTTGGTGGCCACAATGTCGGAGTAAGCGTCTACTCCAAGAACAAGGCCACCGCAGCTGACTTCCTGAAGTTCATCACCTCGGAGGAATCCCAGAGGTTCTTCGCCACTCAAGGCTCCCTCGCCCCCGTACTCACCAAGCTGTACGAGGACAAGGAACTTGTGGCAAAACTGCCGTACCTGCCGGTCCTGAAGACTTCCATCGAGAACGCCGTTCCCCGCCCAGTAACCCCCTTCTACCCTGCCGTGACCAAGGCCATCCAGGAGAACGCCTACGCAGCCATCAAGGGCGAGAAGCCCGTGGACACTGCGCTGTCAGACATGCAGAAGTCCATCGAATCCGCCTCTGCGGGATCGTAG
- a CDS encoding sugar ABC transporter permease, whose amino-acid sequence MTTQLGPTPVKSPASGGTPSHRGSKSVGEDNKILSQGKWASWLLAPTVIALGIVIVYPIISAIVMSLQKDAGLDPATGLFAAGGPAGLLNYINWIAQQCSAPGGGTVACPAGTLGGQFWSATATTFFFTVVTVALETVMGFWMAMIMARTFKGRSLVRAAVLVPWAIPTAVTAKLWFFIFAFEGIANKLFNTTILWTGSEWPAKWAIIIADVWKTTPFMALLILAGLQMIPAEVYEAAKVDGATAWQRFRMITLPLVKPALMVAILFRTLDALRMFDLPYILTGGANNTTTLSILVINQIRQGFNSAAALSTITFIIIFIVAFIFVRFLGANVVEQSGATGKGKK is encoded by the coding sequence ATGACAACCCAATTAGGTCCGACGCCGGTCAAGTCACCGGCGTCGGGCGGTACCCCCAGCCATCGCGGCTCCAAGAGCGTAGGTGAGGACAACAAGATCCTCAGTCAAGGCAAGTGGGCTTCCTGGCTCCTGGCCCCCACCGTCATCGCCTTGGGCATCGTCATCGTTTACCCGATCATCAGCGCCATTGTCATGTCCCTTCAGAAGGACGCCGGACTCGATCCCGCCACTGGACTCTTCGCCGCGGGCGGCCCGGCAGGCCTCCTGAACTACATCAACTGGATCGCCCAGCAGTGTTCAGCCCCGGGCGGCGGAACCGTGGCCTGTCCGGCGGGAACCCTCGGCGGCCAGTTCTGGTCAGCCACTGCAACAACCTTCTTCTTCACCGTTGTCACCGTGGCCCTGGAAACAGTAATGGGCTTCTGGATGGCCATGATCATGGCCCGCACCTTCAAGGGCCGGAGCTTGGTCCGCGCCGCCGTGCTCGTGCCGTGGGCCATTCCTACGGCCGTCACGGCCAAGTTGTGGTTCTTCATCTTCGCCTTCGAAGGCATCGCCAACAAGCTGTTCAACACCACCATCCTGTGGACCGGTAGTGAATGGCCGGCAAAATGGGCGATTATCATCGCCGACGTGTGGAAGACGACGCCGTTCATGGCGCTGCTGATCCTCGCCGGCCTGCAAATGATCCCGGCCGAGGTTTATGAGGCTGCCAAGGTGGACGGTGCCACTGCATGGCAGCGGTTCCGGATGATCACACTCCCGCTGGTGAAGCCGGCGCTTATGGTGGCCATCCTGTTCCGCACGCTGGACGCACTGCGTATGTTCGACCTCCCCTACATCCTGACCGGCGGCGCGAACAACACCACCACCCTGTCCATCCTGGTGATCAACCAGATCAGGCAAGGGTTCAACTCGGCGGCAGCGCTATCGACCATCACGTTCATCATCATCTTCATCGTCGCGTTCATCTTCGTCCGCTTCCTGGGCGCGAATGTCGTCGAACAAAGCGGCGCGACCGGGAAGGGAAAGAAATGA
- a CDS encoding carbohydrate ABC transporter permease translates to MSTLTATTALRAEQDRGRKMAQNREKWAQGRTYISAAVILIWCLAPAYWMVVTAFRDVGFTYDTSILPTHVTLDNFNTAFDTSFGNRFGQALLNSVFIGVVVTAVSLLIGVFAAYALARLNFRFKYLVLGFILGASMFPGVALITPLFQLFTNIGWMGTYQALIIPNISFVLPLTVYTMTSFFREMPWELEESARVDGCTQGQAFRKVIMPLAAPAIFTTAILAFISSWNEFLIASQLSSDATQPVTVAIANFAGAQPNQIPYTAIMAAGTIVTIPLVILVLVFQRKIVAGLTAGAVK, encoded by the coding sequence ATGAGCACTCTGACAGCCACAACTGCCCTGAGAGCAGAACAGGACAGGGGCCGCAAGATGGCCCAGAACCGTGAGAAGTGGGCCCAGGGGCGCACCTACATCAGCGCCGCAGTCATCCTTATCTGGTGTCTGGCGCCCGCGTACTGGATGGTGGTCACGGCCTTCCGCGATGTCGGCTTCACCTACGACACCTCGATCCTTCCCACCCACGTCACGTTGGATAACTTCAACACCGCCTTCGATACTTCCTTCGGCAACCGGTTCGGTCAGGCACTGCTGAACAGTGTGTTTATCGGCGTGGTCGTCACGGCTGTCTCGTTGCTGATTGGTGTATTCGCCGCCTACGCACTGGCGCGGCTGAACTTCCGATTCAAGTACCTCGTGCTGGGCTTCATTCTGGGAGCCTCCATGTTCCCGGGCGTTGCCCTGATCACCCCGCTCTTCCAGCTTTTTACCAACATTGGCTGGATGGGCACCTACCAGGCGCTGATCATCCCGAACATCTCGTTCGTGCTGCCGCTCACCGTGTACACCATGACCTCCTTCTTCCGCGAAATGCCTTGGGAGCTGGAGGAATCGGCCCGCGTAGATGGCTGCACGCAGGGCCAGGCGTTCCGCAAAGTGATCATGCCTCTCGCGGCGCCGGCGATCTTCACCACGGCAATCCTGGCGTTCATCTCCTCCTGGAATGAATTCCTGATCGCCAGCCAGCTCTCCAGCGACGCAACCCAACCGGTCACGGTTGCCATCGCCAACTTCGCCGGAGCGCAGCCGAACCAGATTCCCTACACGGCCATCATGGCTGCCGGAACCATCGTCACGATTCCGCTGGTGATCCTGGTCCTGGTCTTCCAGCGCAAAATCGTGGCCGGCCTCACCGCGGGCGCAGTCAAGTGA
- a CDS encoding SRPBCC family protein: MSALTHTIEIDRPPDEVFAYASDPLRFPEWQADVLEVHFEGDGGREVGSRFTTTRRIGPNERTMTQEITEVEPPHRFAAHGVEGPIRPHASIDVEPLDDGARSRVTFELDFEGHGFGKALVPAVRQLASRGAPASHRRLKERLEGPG; encoded by the coding sequence ATGTCAGCACTCACACACACCATAGAAATCGACCGTCCGCCAGATGAGGTTTTTGCGTATGCGAGCGACCCGCTGCGCTTCCCGGAGTGGCAGGCTGACGTCCTGGAGGTGCACTTCGAGGGCGACGGCGGCAGGGAGGTCGGGTCGCGGTTCACCACCACCCGCCGGATCGGCCCTAACGAGCGGACAATGACCCAGGAGATCACGGAGGTTGAGCCGCCCCATCGGTTTGCCGCACACGGCGTCGAGGGTCCGATCCGTCCTCACGCGAGCATCGACGTCGAACCGCTCGACGACGGCGCGAGGTCGCGGGTGACGTTCGAGCTCGATTTCGAAGGGCACGGCTTCGGCAAGGCGCTCGTGCCCGCCGTACGTCAGCTCGCCTCGCGAGGTGCCCCAGCGAGCCACCGGCGGCTTAAGGAGCGGCTCGAGGGCCCCGGATAG
- a CDS encoding helix-turn-helix domain-containing protein yields the protein MTDLEKGPRGLRRGRGARERILSASQQLFRDQGINSTGMDQLSAAAEVSKRTLYQHFPGKDDLIAECLRQFDPDILPEVFDRTDLTARERLLAIFDIHAPLCPFIAAAVEIPDPGHPAREYARNYKKDFAARLVDTAREAGANNPEELGEQLALLLDGASARSRVLNTDTFATAAAIAAVLIDNALPAAMPVGPGYTS from the coding sequence ATGACGGATTTGGAGAAGGGGCCGCGGGGTCTGCGCCGCGGTCGAGGTGCGCGGGAGCGCATCCTCAGCGCGTCACAACAGCTGTTCCGCGATCAAGGCATCAACTCCACAGGGATGGACCAGCTCTCCGCGGCGGCTGAGGTGTCCAAGCGAACGCTTTACCAGCACTTCCCCGGCAAGGACGATCTGATCGCCGAGTGCCTCCGCCAGTTCGATCCCGATATCCTGCCCGAGGTCTTCGACCGCACCGACCTCACAGCCCGCGAGCGGCTCCTCGCCATCTTCGACATCCATGCGCCCCTGTGCCCATTCATCGCTGCGGCCGTGGAAATCCCCGACCCCGGTCACCCGGCACGCGAGTACGCCCGCAATTACAAGAAAGACTTTGCCGCCCGGCTCGTCGATACCGCCCGCGAGGCCGGCGCCAACAACCCCGAAGAGCTCGGTGAGCAACTGGCGCTGCTCCTGGACGGCGCCTCAGCCCGCAGCCGGGTCCTGAACACCGACACCTTCGCCACCGCTGCCGCCATCGCAGCCGTCCTCATAGATAACGCCCTCCCTGCGGCAATGCCAGTGGGGCCGGGATACACTTCCTGA
- a CDS encoding SDR family oxidoreductase, producing the protein MGKLDGKVAVITGGSTGMALAGAKLFVEEGAHVFIQARRQEALDDAVKLIGRNVTAVQGDAADLDDLDRLYDTVKREEGSIDVLWASAGMGEPAALGEITEEQFHRAFSLNARGTLFTVQKALPLINDNGSIFMTGSNASLGAFPGWSLYAGSKAVQQAWARVWLNELRDRKIRVNVLTPGQVATAKQAELFDDATKAAFESLIPRGTMGRPEEIASVALFLASDDSSYVNGLELVADGGTTAL; encoded by the coding sequence ATGGGAAAGCTTGATGGCAAGGTCGCAGTGATCACCGGCGGATCCACCGGCATGGCACTGGCAGGGGCAAAACTGTTCGTCGAAGAAGGAGCGCATGTCTTCATCCAGGCCCGACGGCAAGAAGCTTTGGATGACGCCGTCAAACTGATCGGCCGCAACGTCACCGCCGTCCAGGGTGACGCGGCCGACTTGGACGACCTGGACCGCTTGTACGACACCGTCAAGCGGGAAGAGGGTTCGATCGATGTGCTGTGGGCAAGCGCCGGGATGGGCGAACCAGCCGCCCTCGGCGAGATCACCGAGGAACAGTTCCACCGCGCTTTCTCGCTCAACGCGCGCGGCACCCTGTTCACGGTGCAGAAGGCGCTGCCGCTGATCAACGACAACGGCTCGATCTTCATGACCGGCTCCAACGCCTCCCTCGGCGCCTTCCCCGGCTGGAGCCTCTATGCGGGAAGCAAAGCCGTCCAGCAAGCCTGGGCGCGCGTCTGGCTCAACGAACTGCGGGACCGCAAGATCCGGGTCAACGTCCTGACCCCCGGCCAAGTCGCCACTGCCAAACAGGCAGAACTTTTCGACGACGCAACCAAGGCAGCATTCGAATCCCTCATTCCCCGCGGAACGATGGGCCGACCCGAAGAAATCGCCTCAGTTGCCCTGTTCCTCGCCTCCGACGACTCCAGTTACGTCAACGGCCTGGAACTGGTGGCCGACGGCGGCACCACCGCACTCTGA
- a CDS encoding NAD(P)-binding domain-containing protein — translation MSSITIIGTGNMARTIGTLAVAGGNTVEVMGRDQSKADHLAKVLGGGSTAGTWGAAPAGDIVITALLYNGVLPVVAEYGDALAGKVIVDISNPFNPTFDGLAHKDETSIAQEVAKIAPASSSVVKAFNTIFRNVLEKGQPDVFVAGDNAQAKADVAAFIDSLGLRARDVGVLKMAHWLEGMGLVTVGLAGNGVGHWDFALGANEFTG, via the coding sequence ATGAGCAGCATCACCATTATCGGTACCGGAAACATGGCCCGCACCATCGGCACGCTCGCGGTGGCCGGCGGCAATACCGTGGAGGTCATGGGACGCGATCAGTCCAAGGCCGATCACCTGGCGAAGGTTTTGGGCGGGGGTTCGACGGCGGGTACGTGGGGTGCCGCACCTGCCGGGGACATTGTGATCACAGCCCTTTTGTACAACGGCGTCCTTCCGGTGGTCGCCGAGTACGGAGATGCCCTCGCGGGCAAGGTCATCGTGGACATCAGCAATCCCTTCAACCCCACGTTCGACGGGCTGGCCCATAAGGACGAGACCTCAATCGCGCAGGAAGTCGCCAAAATTGCCCCTGCCAGCTCCAGCGTGGTGAAGGCATTCAACACGATCTTCCGCAATGTCCTGGAGAAGGGCCAGCCAGACGTCTTCGTCGCCGGCGACAATGCACAAGCAAAGGCGGACGTCGCGGCATTCATCGACAGCCTCGGACTCCGCGCGCGGGATGTCGGCGTGCTGAAGATGGCGCACTGGCTCGAAGGAATGGGACTGGTCACAGTGGGCCTTGCTGGCAACGGAGTCGGCCACTGGGACTTCGCCCTCGGCGCCAACGAATTCACCGGCTGA
- a CDS encoding ester cyclase, with amino-acid sequence MTEELRGRMDRFVEFINSADEKIGDEIISPSATFHVPFLPEPVQGPSGYLEIIGIMRQAFPDVQWSLEETIIEGNTVAARFILRGTHQGDFLGVPATGKPIQTQAMNIYRFTNGQISEEHGLPDLFGLMMQIRQD; translated from the coding sequence ATGACTGAAGAGCTCCGCGGACGCATGGACCGATTCGTTGAATTCATCAATTCAGCCGACGAAAAGATTGGTGATGAGATCATCTCGCCGTCGGCAACGTTCCATGTTCCCTTTCTGCCAGAGCCGGTGCAGGGTCCCAGCGGCTACCTCGAAATCATCGGGATAATGCGACAGGCGTTTCCCGACGTCCAGTGGTCACTGGAGGAAACCATCATTGAAGGAAACACGGTTGCCGCACGATTCATCCTTCGTGGCACACACCAAGGGGACTTCCTCGGCGTACCTGCAACAGGCAAACCAATCCAAACGCAGGCAATGAATATCTATCGATTCACAAACGGTCAAATCAGTGAAGAGCACGGTCTCCCGGACCTCTTTGGGCTGATGATGCAAATCCGACAGGACTAA
- a CDS encoding MarR family winged helix-turn-helix transcriptional regulator produces the protein MNKGIETGFLYPLFSELTRLETELWDALDSRLRKEHGLPMSRFEPMAVVDRLGACRVFDVASALAITVGGTSKLIDRIEKAGHCRRRNNPDDRRSSLIELTVDGRSLLERARKTVEAELDLRLHPVLTEQTTHDLVELLGRLRNANRSTAAAERAS, from the coding sequence ATGAACAAGGGCATCGAAACTGGGTTTCTATACCCTCTCTTCAGCGAACTGACCCGATTGGAAACTGAGCTCTGGGACGCGCTCGACAGCAGATTGCGCAAAGAGCATGGCCTTCCAATGAGCAGATTTGAACCGATGGCCGTCGTCGATCGCCTGGGTGCGTGCCGGGTTTTCGATGTGGCCTCGGCTCTTGCGATTACCGTCGGAGGTACGAGCAAGCTCATTGACCGGATTGAAAAGGCCGGACATTGCCGTCGGAGAAACAACCCGGACGATCGCAGATCCTCCCTCATCGAGCTAACGGTGGACGGTCGCTCGCTGCTGGAACGGGCCAGGAAGACTGTTGAGGCCGAGCTGGATCTGCGGCTGCATCCCGTGCTTACCGAGCAAACCACGCATGATCTCGTGGAACTGCTGGGCCGGCTGCGAAATGCCAATCGGTCGACGGCGGCTGCCGAGCGAGCGAGCTGA
- a CDS encoding UbiA family prenyltransferase, with protein MTNDTDGPAYGQPDVPAAPVQQPQPFAPPGMPPYGSSSHPFAAPAAAPTPHQYQQPPFQQGPFQQPPFEYQTYYQQQPFQQPGFEPPPFPQNPAPGNWSSGSKKRFGPSFWIVGGLLVVLALANAVTGNGESILIFLGMAAMLTGSYSLIFKRQSWFAIPSKQAAIVIAVVGAVSLFLGGVAAVAEAVRDSAVAAGPGAAPQAPNTIQDGIIQDGTWIVGKDIAPGTYRTTKEVTRACSWQITRPGSIDSSEGAVTSGFPMVKLVPGQRFITEGCGGWAKL; from the coding sequence ATGACAAATGACACGGATGGTCCGGCTTATGGCCAGCCGGACGTTCCAGCGGCGCCGGTGCAACAGCCCCAGCCGTTTGCGCCGCCGGGAATGCCTCCGTACGGCTCGTCGTCGCACCCCTTTGCAGCACCCGCTGCTGCGCCGACGCCACATCAGTACCAGCAGCCACCTTTTCAACAGGGGCCATTCCAGCAGCCACCTTTTGAATACCAGACCTACTACCAGCAGCAGCCCTTCCAACAGCCGGGCTTCGAGCCTCCACCCTTCCCGCAGAATCCTGCACCTGGAAATTGGTCCAGCGGTTCCAAGAAGCGCTTTGGTCCGTCCTTTTGGATCGTGGGCGGGTTGCTTGTCGTACTTGCCCTGGCCAATGCTGTTACGGGGAACGGCGAATCGATTCTGATCTTCCTTGGCATGGCAGCAATGCTGACGGGTAGCTATTCGCTCATTTTCAAGCGGCAGTCCTGGTTTGCCATACCAAGCAAACAGGCGGCGATAGTGATCGCCGTCGTGGGGGCCGTCTCGCTTTTCCTGGGCGGCGTTGCTGCCGTGGCTGAAGCGGTTCGTGATTCGGCGGTTGCCGCTGGTCCAGGAGCTGCTCCGCAAGCTCCGAACACCATCCAAGACGGGATCATCCAAGACGGGACGTGGATTGTTGGGAAGGATATCGCCCCGGGAACGTACCGAACCACGAAAGAAGTCACGCGGGCCTGCTCCTGGCAAATCACGCGCCCAGGCAGCATCGACAGCTCCGAGGGAGCTGTGACGAGTGGATTCCCCATGGTGAAACTGGTTCCGGGCCAGAGGTTCATCACCGAAGGCTGCGGAGGCTGGGCGAAGCTGTAA
- a CDS encoding HAMP domain-containing sensor histidine kinase, with protein sequence MTEQPLLRTAARIFRKLTPRARVAVCELPLTLVVGGLFVSAPALWPNLIQNGQFVTGIFMHGMLFLSCFLVPWERLAPGASLAIPVLDLVALAFTRNGAYGSLPGLVVLALFPVIWLSASGLRTRSSLIISFLGPLIIALPPFISHLPKPPSSDMFSVIVLPLVMFAVAVTIRLSGSNARIQQQRVRQRDQALRQLLAASRDREMLLGTILDTIDVGIVAVDSKGETLLTNNQHKEFHRVATPSRSGAAPTRDELLIFGQDRLTPLPPEKSPTQRAAQGETYSDYLVWFGTGAEQRAISTAARSMKYGVDEGFGGAVIVFRDVTDVVQALAAKDELVANVSHEFGSPLTSILGNLDLVLRGNEELSDRARTRLEVAERNAERLRVLVDDLLMSAAAVESIHLRRTDVAGLVENSLVSAHAQADFANVGLVADVPSPLWADADPLRLGQALDNLVSNAIKYSPGGGRVTVRAARNDGWIQLEVQDTGMGMTTEETSKIFTRFFRTGAARQAAIPGVGLGLSITKSIVERHGGSITCTSNPGRGSTFTVSLPAASKTSIGGLDDK encoded by the coding sequence TTGACTGAGCAGCCTTTACTCCGCACAGCCGCCCGCATCTTTAGAAAACTGACGCCCAGGGCCCGGGTAGCCGTCTGCGAATTGCCTTTGACCCTGGTAGTCGGAGGATTGTTCGTCTCGGCCCCTGCCCTTTGGCCAAATCTCATACAGAACGGGCAGTTTGTCACCGGAATCTTCATGCACGGGATGCTTTTCTTGAGTTGCTTCCTAGTGCCGTGGGAGCGTCTGGCGCCGGGCGCAAGCCTGGCCATCCCCGTCCTGGATCTGGTTGCCCTCGCATTCACGCGAAATGGTGCCTATGGCTCGCTGCCAGGCCTCGTCGTTCTTGCACTTTTTCCTGTGATCTGGTTATCCGCGTCAGGCCTGCGAACCAGGTCCAGCCTTATCATCAGCTTTCTTGGTCCCCTCATCATTGCCCTCCCGCCGTTCATTTCGCACTTGCCAAAACCCCCATCGTCCGACATGTTCTCGGTTATCGTCTTGCCCCTGGTGATGTTTGCCGTTGCAGTCACCATTCGGCTCTCCGGCTCGAATGCCAGGATCCAGCAACAGCGTGTCAGGCAGCGTGACCAAGCTTTGCGGCAATTGCTCGCGGCGAGCAGGGATCGCGAAATGCTGCTTGGGACGATCCTGGACACAATCGACGTCGGAATTGTCGCCGTCGATTCCAAGGGCGAGACGCTTTTGACCAACAACCAACACAAAGAATTTCATCGAGTGGCGACTCCATCCCGGTCTGGAGCAGCTCCCACACGGGACGAGCTCCTGATCTTTGGCCAGGATCGGCTGACACCGCTTCCACCCGAAAAAAGCCCCACTCAACGGGCAGCCCAGGGGGAAACGTATTCGGATTACCTGGTGTGGTTCGGTACGGGAGCAGAACAGCGGGCCATTTCCACCGCCGCACGCAGCATGAAATATGGCGTCGACGAAGGGTTCGGCGGAGCAGTCATCGTGTTTCGTGACGTGACCGACGTCGTCCAGGCCCTCGCAGCCAAGGACGAACTGGTTGCCAACGTCTCGCATGAATTCGGATCCCCGCTGACCTCGATCCTGGGCAACCTGGACTTGGTGCTCCGGGGCAATGAAGAGCTCTCCGATAGGGCACGAACCCGCTTGGAAGTCGCCGAGCGCAACGCAGAGCGACTCCGCGTTCTGGTGGATGATCTGCTCATGTCAGCCGCGGCAGTGGAGAGCATCCACTTACGGCGTACCGACGTCGCGGGCCTGGTTGAAAACAGCCTGGTCTCAGCCCATGCGCAGGCCGATTTTGCCAACGTTGGCCTCGTGGCCGATGTACCATCACCGCTGTGGGCCGATGCAGATCCGCTGAGGCTTGGACAGGCCCTGGATAATCTCGTGTCCAATGCCATCAAGTACTCACCGGGTGGCGGACGGGTGACCGTGAGGGCAGCCCGGAACGACGGGTGGATTCAGCTGGAAGTTCAAGATACCGGTATGGGTATGACCACGGAGGAGACGTCCAAGATTTTCACGCGCTTCTTCCGGACAGGTGCTGCCCGGCAGGCCGCCATTCCAGGCGTGGGCCTTGGATTGTCCATCACAAAGTCCATCGTGGAGCGGCACGGCGGCAGCATCACGTGTACCAGTAATCCCGGAAGAGGCAGCACATTTACGGTGTCGCTTCCGGCTGCGTCTAAAACATCCATCGGGGGACTTGATGACAAATGA
- a CDS encoding response regulator transcription factor, whose amino-acid sequence MNEPGVAVVIEDDEDVRNLVGAILKEAGFVVHSAATGREGVEVVRNHQAVAVTLDVGLPDMDGHEVLRRIRQFSDAYVVMLTARKDEPDTLTAFLTGADDYVKKPFLPRELRARVTAMMRRPRMGAGLSLPEDGGDNGLVRSNGRNDAVIEHNGLSLNFKSRAVALDGSPLTLTRSEFDLLLELLRNPEEVRTRADLVRAARGDYYDDDAYISEADERAVETHIGNLRRKLREDSQSPRFLQTIRGVGYRLAPKRPD is encoded by the coding sequence ATGAACGAGCCTGGGGTTGCTGTAGTCATTGAGGATGATGAAGACGTCCGAAACTTGGTGGGCGCCATCCTAAAAGAGGCGGGTTTTGTGGTCCATTCCGCCGCGACCGGACGCGAAGGCGTCGAAGTTGTCCGAAATCATCAAGCCGTGGCGGTGACACTGGATGTCGGACTTCCTGACATGGATGGTCATGAGGTTTTACGGCGAATCCGACAATTCAGTGATGCTTATGTTGTCATGCTCACGGCACGCAAAGACGAACCGGACACCCTGACCGCTTTCCTGACGGGTGCGGACGACTATGTGAAAAAGCCGTTCCTGCCCCGCGAGCTTAGGGCAAGGGTTACAGCAATGATGCGGCGACCCCGCATGGGCGCTGGGCTTTCCTTGCCCGAGGACGGTGGCGACAATGGCCTGGTCCGTTCGAATGGACGCAATGATGCCGTCATTGAACACAACGGATTGTCGTTGAACTTCAAATCCCGGGCAGTTGCCCTGGATGGTTCTCCCCTGACGTTGACCAGAAGCGAATTCGATCTGCTGCTGGAGTTGCTTCGCAACCCGGAGGAAGTGCGGACAAGGGCTGACCTGGTCCGTGCTGCCCGTGGTGATTATTACGACGACGACGCTTATATCAGCGAGGCCGACGAACGGGCCGTTGAAACCCACATTGGAAATCTTCGCCGAAAACTGCGCGAAGATTCACAATCTCCGCGGTTTCTGCAGACGATCCGGGGAGTCGGCTATCGACTCGCACCGAAAAGACCGGATTAG
- a CDS encoding Hpt domain-containing protein: MFSSDFSEVDERGDSDHIGPAEGSTWKPDADRRPILDLAEFQLLEDQVGDPRIARKFASDFARLWRVRYESLATAVEHGDEAAALDTILSLRTSSAMVGGVRLSVLAALLEEHILNGELRNAQPLLDEIAECGQRTVKELRESYVLRNESPEPDPIS; the protein is encoded by the coding sequence ATGTTCAGTTCAGATTTCAGTGAGGTCGACGAGCGTGGGGACTCCGACCATATCGGCCCAGCGGAGGGTTCCACGTGGAAGCCCGACGCCGATCGGCGGCCGATATTGGACCTTGCGGAATTCCAGCTCCTGGAAGATCAGGTGGGCGATCCTCGCATAGCTCGCAAGTTTGCAAGCGACTTTGCCCGGCTCTGGCGAGTACGGTACGAAAGCCTCGCCACCGCCGTCGAACATGGTGACGAAGCCGCGGCACTGGACACGATCTTGAGCCTCAGAACCTCTTCGGCCATGGTGGGCGGCGTTCGCCTTTCGGTTCTTGCAGCCCTGCTTGAGGAGCACATTCTGAACGGTGAATTACGCAATGCCCAGCCTCTCCTTGATGAGATTGCCGAGTGTGGTCAGCGCACGGTCAAGGAGCTAAGGGAAAGCTACGTACTAAGGAATGAAAGTCCGGAACCGGACCCCATTTCCTAA